The region ctatcagaaatctgatagattataccagcttccagtagtttaaggacttccttctttactacctcgctcattacagggttgattcttctctgatgttctctggaaggttttgaatcctcctctagtgAGATCATGTGTATACACAcagatgggcttataccttttagatcagagatgttgtaccctaaggcagaggggtatcttcttaaaacgttcaagagtcgattcgtctcgtcttgatttaaggtggcactaactcTTACTGGGCGGTTCATTACTTCATCCAAgaactcatatcttaggttcttgggtagttccttaagttcttcGGCTGGTTTTTGATAATTAGGTGAAGGGTCTGGAGTAAGATCTAGacattcgttagtgtgaggttcTGTTTCCTCTAACTCGTCAcccttttcattcgggtttgaaaatggttcgatcttaggttctccttgatcaaattctcttatgcattcatctatgatatcgatcACATAACATGAGTCTCCTAgaattggtgccatcaggaatttcgaaagaatgaactcgatcttttcatcccctacttcgaaggttaatttccctcttttgacatctattatagctccggctgttgataagaatggtctacctaaaagaatatggatatcttcgtcttctttgatatccatgaccacaaagtatgttgggatataaagttgaccgatcctgactgggatgtcttctaaaatgcctacaggatacttaacagacctatcggctaattgaagggacatcttagttggttgcaATTCTCCTAGGTTTTTACatacagctaagggcattaaacttacactagcgtctaagtctaggaaagctttgtcgatcacatgactccctaaaatgcaaggtatagaaaaactaccagggtctttatccttcttagcaagtttatcctcggaaataaaattgcattccaagggttttggattgtcgagcctacgcttgttgattaagatgtctttgagaaatttggcgtaagacggaatttgggtgatagcttcggtgaaaggaatctctacatgaagtttttctatcacttttataaatttttggtattggttgttaacttttgtttgtttaagtctttgtggatatgggattggtggtttgtacgggggtggtggtttgtaagttttatccttggcttcacCTTCTTGGTTAGTTTGTTTCTCGGATTCCTCTagttcctcttcttggttggtaggtatagaagttttggactcggtcattgctgggttatgaggcccttcgtaagcggtcccacttcgtaacgagattgcgttagcttgccctcgagggtttggttgaggttgtcaAGGGAACTGGCCTCCAGctgtagtttgtggggcttggttttgtgctacctgtgagatctgagtttcaagcatcttgttgtgagtgattatctgatcaaccttggttcctaattgtGTATAAGTTCATTTACGTGAATGTTatggtttaggaattctttattttgctgagtctggcccgatataaagctttccatgatcttctcaaggttagacttcaggggcacaacttgcataggttggtttggtttttgggcttgataaccttgcggtctctaaggtgcatgattttggatagggttctggtttttataggagaaATTCGGATGATTATTCCATCCAGGGTTATAAatgtttgaaaatgggttaccttgggcgtaattcagTTTGTCGGTATTTAGTTCGCTCAAAAGGTTACACTCTGCagattcgtgtcctttagatccacagagtttgcactctgtgtggactactgctacagtgttagtgtttgtagacatatgttcgatcctaagggctaaagcgtccattttttcctgcatcatgtctagagagcttacctcatgtattccaccttgggtctcctctttctctattgatgctcgttcagttccccattggtaatggttttgggccatatcctcaattaggtcacaagcttctagataaggtttgttcatcagcgtGCCACCTGCGGTAGCATCGATACTCACCttggtgttataatggagtccattgtagaaggtatgaacgatcaaccattgttctaggccatggtatggacagactcttaatagctctttatatctctcccaagcttcgaaaagcgattctcctcggttttgagcaaatctagttatttggtttcgaagaacaacagtcttactagggggtaaatatctagcaaggaatactctcctaaggtcttcccaggtagttattgaattagctggaagtgaatATAGCCATGAACAtgctctatccctgagggagaaaggaaataatcttaaacgggTCGCATCAGGTGAAGCGCCATTAGATTTAAAGGTTTCGGCTAGTTGGATAAAAAGTTTTAAATGTTGATtcgggttctcagtagcgagacctgcgtATTGGTTTTGTTGGACTAATTGCAACAAAGACGattttagttcgaaattgttagaagaaataagggggtttactatactcgaactaggttcctcATCAGAGGGTTGCACgaattccttaagaggtctcctatcgcgattctcggccatagctttcttGATTAGGATGAGTAAAAGGCGTGTACGAGTATAACattcgggttccgctaaaggatctactaaatttccggtactacgggttcttcgcatttaccaGCTAGTAATGCCTTAGTCTAtacggtgtaacaacagggtacgaaatttgatgaagttggtccccggcaacggcgccaaaaacttgatcgttgttattcgcaagtgcacgaattacgtcaaagtaatataaaagaatatagatcccacagagaccaatcgtcaatctatcaattactatcgttacggtgtttatctaagacGGTATAAAAGATatattgggtttgcaaaataaTGGTAAATAATAAATGTAGGTAAAGACAagttgaatgtaattcacgttagttaagtgatgtttcggttgtctaaatagaactacttatgaggcaatattttctactcttgaaaagaatccatttaacaggaactgtcgctttcgcgtattcagaaccgagtttacccttaaattaagaccttttattgtcacttataaaaggtgtgcagaacgctaaagtagtaaacctatttttaagaaatgagactcgtaaacttagttgaaaagtgattttgatttggaaagtttacccaaggagtttcctgattttaaatctatcaacgcgtccgaaaacagtttcaaaaatagtttttccttcaagtgataaaaattcctagttactaagccaaggtgctttcgcactccttgaataattaaaactaaccaagtttgttttagaaaactcaagttaaaaatcaaaatagcctttaaagtatttctacatATTCAATATGTGAAATATCACTTTAACCGCaatccttacattctaacctttaaaagatttagccagacataGTAACAGAAACAAACACAacggtgttaatcatgatgaaaagtttgttttagaatgtgaggcgtggagagcgagtaaagtgcgtaaagtaaataaagtaaacagagtgcggaaaataaataaagcaaaGCAAGTGcggaaattaaataaagtaaagcgagtgcggaaaataaataatgtaaagcgagtgcgaaaaataaataaagtaaagcgagtgcggaaaataaataaagtaaagcaagtgcggaaaataaataaagtaaaagcgatgcgggaaataaataaaataaaagcgatgtgggaaataaataaataaagcgataaataagaacctgctccaaatggAGAGCTTTAAATttggtacaaaaataaacctctAACTCttgaagctaaagacgacagcaactcgaagtgacccaactcaatctcacaaaggtgcgacaaccccccgatgtgacggattacccctattacaaatgataaatatatgcttagtgttgtaaaactaagttggatgattagaAAATGTAAAGGAATGAGCTATTTATAAAGGTTTTCAGGtgcttgcaaagaccatggtgtcctccaacttccccttagtgggaacgtgacttccaaaggtggcgcccgtcatcccttcatggcgcccgccatgtgtgtaaatggggtggatcatgggaacatggcggttaccttctagttgagggctgatgactcatggcttctcctatagcggccgccatgtgcaacgccatgtgtgtaatttcgtcaaaaaaccctaattttaggtctttttgcttcgtttcttccaaaagagtccgaaagtgcttaatatctgaaaacaagagaaaagagagcataatacaaacaaaatgataataaagtcctaataaacatgtgaaatccgagtcaaaaacacggtgtaattcagtgtgatcacacggcccgtgttggccaacacgggtggccgtgttagGGCTATTGTAAGTCCATTTTTCTTCTCGTGTCGGGCCCAAAACGCCTGTTTTTCTTGTTTATCCCTCTGGTGCACTTGTTTATACCTGAAACCAAAAGAACTACCACATAaggacataaaatggagtatgatGATGCATATAACATGTACTCAACAAATAGAGACAACAATACCAAACATATAAATAActaaacaaaataataaaataagtgAACTAATGTGTTACTGATTTCTTACAAAGGTGCCGAATGAGTGTCAAAAAACAAGGAGAATTGGAGAttgatcacaaccccaaacttatctcattgcttgtcctcaagtaatgcTCGAGACATCAGGACGGTTGCCCCCAAATTTACGCATCCACAATGCTACCGCGATTTTTCGTGTTCTCCTATTCACTTTTCAATCACAGTTTTACTCTTTCCTGATTTCCAACTATAGCCACACTTTAACTTTGTCATATCCTTTGGCCTGTAgcttttcacactctcaccaaatctctcggggACAAAGTGTTTACACTCAAGAAAACAGAGCATGCAAAGTCTGCTCTTAGGTTTGAAATACAGATACCTTCATAATAAGTAACAGACAACACACACTATTCGAGGACTTTTTCGGTTGTAACGGGGCTAAGGTGTAAGGTGGGGAATAGAAACAAAAAGGGAATACTAGGGGTTCAAGCTCAGATTTCGTGTTGTTACCCTTGTACCGTTGTTCAAATTTAAAACTCGGGGGTATTTCTTTTGGACACCGTTTTTTGTTGAGGTTCATTGGCGCATATATTTTCTTTTATGGCTCATTTGATGCAATCTTTTTGCCAACCATAGAATTTCTAGATAAGTGCCTCATgatttctctttttttctttctcttctttttctttgaattttttcttcatctttttgCACCTATCTAAGGTTTGCCGGTGTCCCTAAATTTGGATGAAACCCCAAACTTAAGCTTTTCGGCAGCTTCGGGGTAAACAACACTTGTCTAAGCAGGGTGTGGTAGTGTACGGGTTTATGGCTATATACATTggtaaaataaaaacaaaaggAAATATGGCTCAAAATTGGTGAATGAAGGGTAATAATGACGGGTTGGCTTGAAAGGCTCAGGGTTAAAATACAAAAACAATGCCTCATTGTGTATCGTGTGCTATGCAATTTCAGTATCTCTATTGCAAACCCAGAGAGACAAAGACATACCTGAACAACTCTCATGATGacaagtgtttggctttttgtagTTCTCACCATGTTTTGTGTAGCTTTCAGGCTTCCAAGATGTCTCTCAGTGTGATGTAGCTTCGTCTTCTCTTCAGTTGCGGAGTATCACTACAAAATCCAATGACAGAGAGTCGCGTCCGATTTTTCGAGTCGGTAGCATCAACCTTCGGGGGTTTCCAGAAGAGCAAGTATAGGGGTGTGTCTTCCATCCAATTGTTCCAAGCTTCATCGTTCATCTGACATGAATGTCCTTTATCTGTAACACATAGAGTAACACATAActtaattaaaacaaaaatattaagaacaaaacaaacaacaaaagaaataaataataaccccctcccccccccctcccccccacacacacacacacttaaacTAAACATTATTTGCAATGTTTTCATCCAAGATAGAGAGGGGATAAAACCGGGTCACCGTGGCGGCGGAAATTGCAACATCAGCCGTTGCATCATCGCGTGCATCTCATCCATCAGAGTCCCTTGACGGGCTTGCTCTACACCTTGGTGTGCTTGCTCCGCTCGGAGATCGCCAATTTCTATTTGCATCCATGACCATTGGTCCGGCGTCACATATGACGAACCAGCACCGGGGTGCATGGATTCCTCTGGTGGGGCAGCAAATTACTCTTGATCCTGCATCTCTTCCTGTACTTCTTCCTCCTGTGGGTCACCTGCAGCAAATGTATCAGCATTGTGCTCGTCCATATCATCTTGGACGGCACTTTCATATAGCCAATTGGCCGTGTTTTAGATGCTAATTCGTGATGGGTCAGGAAGAGCCATAATAAACTGACCCGAACTCATTAAGTCATAATAATCAGAAACTTGTGAAATCATACCTTGATGGACCAATGCGTTCATGTCCAATTTGCTCTTACCTGCTACCGGTGTCTCATTAAGTGCAGCCAGGTCATATCTGAAATGGTGGGCAATCTGAGTGATGATGCCTCCTATGGAGATTCCTCCTTGGGCTTCTCTCCCCACACGACCTAGATAATCTGCAGCAAATGCTACAACACTCACAGCTACCCGGTTTTCCAGGGCAAACAAAAAGAACAACTCTCTCTGGGTGGTTACACATGTACTGTCACCCCTACCAAACAGTGTGAAGGCTAGAACCTTCTGGGCATACTTGAAATAGGGGTTTTGAATGCCCAACGCCTTTGCCCCTTTAGCCACATAGTCAGATCGTCCCGTAATGGCCAACCAGAACGTCTTAACATCAAAGTTGTCTGGTACGGTTCCGGGGCCATAAAGGGGTAGGTGAAGAATTTTTCCCAACTACTCCACCGTAAGTCATGGTCGACATTGTACAACCTGAAAGACATGGTTCCTCTAAAGTACATAGTTGTACCCGTCCAACCCTTTTTAAGCTTGAACTCAATTGTGCTCAGAAATTCTAATGTGATGCGCTCATAGGTTGGCGCTTCACAATGGACAAACTCCAGCATTCCAAGCACATGAAACATCATATCCAGTTCTTCAGACATGCCTAATTGAAAAAGAGTATTGGAGCAAAGGTACCTGGTCAGAGTGATTTTCCGTTTGACATGAGATGCATACCTTCGTTCATCCTCCGTGTTATCAAAAATTATGTCATGTGAATTTGGATGACGGATTGTCCGTTTCCTTGGACGGGATGATTCCACGTCTGCTTGCTTCCCTTTGGGGATTCTTTTTGGCGGCATTTTTGTTTCCTGAAATACAAATTATCCCCCAATTTTTTTAAGGAAAATGGAAAAATATTATCGTAGCTTTGTATAGGATGGCGAGTAGAACAACTTTCGTGAAGGGTGTCGACAATTTGGACAGGGAATGACGGTAAAGTTGGGAGCTTTTTGTGAGTTTGGTAATGGAGGAATATGGAGAAAGTGTGAGGAAGAATAAGGATAATGAGGTAATGAAAGAGAGAGAGAGTAAGAAAAATCAGATTTTATTGGTAGATTGTGGGTAAAATGTGTTTAAGTGGTAAAAATTTCGGGTGGGGTCCACAAAAACACAAAAGGATAAAACTTGAAAAATATGGTCGTtgggcctgacacgggccgtgtcatctgacacgggccgtgtcagctgacacgggcggtcgtgtcagctgacacgggcggtCGTGTCAGTTGACACGAGTGGTCGTGTCAGGCCACTGTAATTGGAGGCGTGTCCTAGTAGGGTTGGCACGggccgtgtcagttgacacgggcgGCTGTGACAGCCTACTGTAAATTATGGTTTTGCTTCCTTTcctgacacgggcgcccgtgtcaggGCCCTATTTTTCCAAAATTTTCCGACTTTTTCACTATTTTTCGATTTATCCCTGCTCTTCCGGTGTCTGACAATGTTAATCAACCATTCTCTTCTGAACTGCATGATGTAACTGTGAACCTAGAATGAACCTGTAAACACACCAAACATGGAAATAGTTAGATAAAAAccacgtgggttgcctcccacgaagcgctgCGTTTAACGTCTCATGGCTCGACGGTCGTCTCCCTCATCCTTGGAGACGAACATTCTCAATCAGACCACTTTCATGTCCCTGATAGTATTGCTTCAATCGTTGTCCATTTACCTTGAAGGTATCCCCATTATTTGGATTTTTCTGTTCGATAGCTCCATGGGGAAACACTTTGTGAACCACAAACGGATCCAACCACCTGGGTTTCAACTTTCCTAGAGGCTTTAATCTGGATTTGAACATGAGCACTAGTTGTCCTTCAATTAACTCTTTTCTTTGTGGCTTGATATTGTCAAAAGTAGGATATATAGGCCCTACATCCAACAATTTCACTGCCTCTATAGTTGCATGACATTTTCCTTCAGACTCTAAAAACACATCTTTGAGGTTCTCCGGAAGTTGTTTCAACTCCGTTCCTTTCTTTGGCTCTTCACTCTCCTCACTAGAATGAGGTGGGCGTAAATCCTCCCACCGGTGTGGTCGAGATCCTTTCCACGGGGTTTGTCCATCCAGCAAGGCTAGCACTTAGGGGTACCCGTTATCCTCTTCTTTATCACTGTCGGAATTGGATAAactcaacactctttccaaaggtGACGGTGGTGCATTCAAAGGGCTATCATTGGTCGTCACCTGATTCAGAACCTCTATAGTGTGACTGGTACACATATCATCTTTGTCTGTCATGGTGTTTCGAACATTGAATTTCAACTCCTCATCATGAACTTTCAACGTCATGGTTCCTTCTTCTATGTTGATTAAACACCTTTCCGTCTCCAAAAAGGGTCTCCCCAGAATGAGAgggatctcttcatcttctggcatttcaagaattacaaaatccaccgggaaaacaaacttatcaatcttcaccagaacatctTTAACAATGCCATACGGTTTCTTGACCGAATGATCGGCGAATTGGAGTGTCATCCTGGTATCTTGCACAACCCCTATACCAAGCTTCTTATAAATGGATAACGGCAtgagactcacactagctcccaGATTAATAAGAGCTTTGTTGAATGACATATCTCCAATACTACATGGGATGGTGACAGCTCCTCGATCTTTCTTCTTTAtcggaatcttcataccctgtaaaatagcactacaagtttcggttAGAATAATTGGGTTAGTGTCGGTGGTACGCCTCTTTGAAATgatatccttcatgaacttggcataagtaggcatttgttcaagtgcctCCAACAAAGGAATGTTAATCTCCagcttcttgaacaactctaagaatttttcaaagtttTTATCATGTTGTCCTTTTTTCTTGTCTCTAGTGGGGAAGGGAAGCTTAACAACCGACTTAGGCTCAATGACTGTTTCTTTTACAACAGGTTTCGGTGCTACCACTTCTTCCCtaacaacttcattttctttgatctcCAGGTCCACTTCGATCAATTGGTCTTCCTCTTCACTCACTTCCTCGACAACTTCATCCGATTTACCACTTCTTGTTGTCACAACGCTCACATTATGATGCTCTCTAGGATTGGGCACAATTGCACTAGGTAGAgcaccttgtgcttgagaactcAATGCTAATTGTTGAGCGATTtgacccatttggacttcaagatttttaatggatgttgtggtgtttttctgatagtttcgggtttcttcttgaaattgaACATGATGAGATGCCATCCTTTCAATAGCAATCTCCCAATCAGCTTTCTTAGGGGtctgctgttgctgttgttgttgatattgagtttggtaCTAACCATGTTGGGGAGCGGTTCCCTTTTGGTCTTTCCATgagaagttgggatgattcttccaacccggattgtatgtgttggaattgggattattctgcttcaaaaatttgatttcctccacttgttgaggagttgcaaaaCAATACACAGTTTGGTGCGGACGATTACAGATTTCACAACAGACAGTAGGAGTCGGTTGGACCTGTGCCACCTGTCGGGTACCTATATTCATCGACTTCAGCTTCTTCTCTACTTCAGCAGCTATAGTATCTTCAATACAAATCTTAGTAGTTTCCAACTTTAAATCTATAACCCCTTCTGGTTTTCTTTGACACCTATCTTAGAATTCCATGTGCTCATTAGCGGCAATAACTTCAATGATTTTCTTGATACCTGTGGCTATTGAAAAATTTGTGGAACCACCGGCTGCAGTATCATCCATATTATGATTTGGGCAAGCTACTAGgactctcttgaatctcttgtagGCGTCTCCCAAAGTTTTCCCATCCTTCTGCTTAAAATTCATAATTTCATACCTCTTCCGCAGAAATACCGacgctggaaaatactcatttagGAATGCCTTTTCCATTTCTTCCCAAGTTGTGATGCTACCAGCAGGTAAAGAATAAAACCACTATTCAACTTCTTCTGCTAAGGTAAACGGGAACATTCTcaatttcttggcttcttcagtgtgaccatcaattttcagagtgttgctcatggtcagaaacctctgcaaatgcttgtttgcatcttcattcaCTTCTCCAATAAAATGCTTCCTTTCAAGCTGATTAATGGTACTCGGGTGTAGCTGGAAATTAGCCACAttcactggttggttgacaataGTTAATCTGTCGGTTTGGGCATTTGCACCTCCGTAGTCTCCCAACAATCTTTCTGGTTATGGTGGAACATTAGCCATCGTTTCGATCTCTCTATCAGAATCTAAATCTGAACCTGAATGGATGGGAAGTTGTTCTTCATTTGATTCCAATCTGGCTAATCGAGCTTGTCTGAGTCTTGTCCGCAAGGTTCTCTTgatttctgcgtcaaaaggaaaattagttgaggccttacctcgcatacaaatATTAGACACAGATTAGTTGATATAATCGATGAAAATATTCAAAATAACGGAAATTAAATTTTAGTTGCAAAGCAACAAAATTTAAATTGAGGTAATTTTTAACTTATATTTggcaatccccgacaacggcgccaaaaacttgatcggaaaaatagcaagtgtaaTATTTTCTCCGATGTAGTAATGAGAGGGAAGTTTCCTAAAGATCGGTCTCGAGGATTGCGCAGCAATATAGGAGTAACAGTTACGCATTTGAACAAAAGAATGAGTTTTGGTTTGGTAAAATTTACTGTAAGGGA is a window of Lathyrus oleraceus cultivar Zhongwan6 chromosome 6, CAAS_Psat_ZW6_1.0, whole genome shotgun sequence DNA encoding:
- the LOC127094207 gene encoding uncharacterized protein LOC127094207 encodes the protein MGQIAQQLALSSQAQGALPSAIVPNPREHHNVSVVTTRSGKSDEVVEEVSEEEDQLIEVDLEIKENEVVREEVVAPKPVVKETVIEPKSVVKLPFPTRDKKKGQHDKNFEKFLELFKKLEINIPLLEALEQMPTYAKFMKDIISKRRTTDTNPIILTETCSAILQGMKIPIKKKDRGAVTIPCSIGDMSFNKALINLGASVSLMPLSIYKKLGIGVVQDTRMTLQFADHSVKKPYGIVKDVLVKIDNHTIEVLNQVTTNDSPLNAPPSPLERVLSLSNSDSDKEEDNGEESEEPKKGTELKQLPENLKDVFLESEGKCHATIEAVKLLDVGPIYPTFDNIKPQRKELIEGQLVLMFKSRLKPLGKLKPRWLDPFVVHKVFPHGAIEQKNPNNGDTFKVNGQRLKQYYQGHESGLIENVHSRFTVTSCSSEENG